The Thermodesulfobacteriota bacterium genome contains the following window.
AGTTTTGAGCAGTTTGAAATACTACTAATTGCTTCGGTAGTTGCAGCGGCTTGTGCTATACCGGGTGTGTTTCTTGTGCTTCGCCGCATGGCAATGATGAGTGATGCAATAAGTCACGCCATACTTCTTGGAATAGTGCTTACTTTTTTTATGATTCCAGATATGTCCTCTCCAATATTGATCATAGGAGCGACTTTAAGCGGAGTCTTAACAGTTAGCCTCGTTGAGTTATTAAACAAAACCAAACTGGTAAAAGAAGATGCATCTATTGGGCTAGTCTTCCCGGTGCTATTTAGTATCGGCGTAATATTAATAGCGCGCTATGCTTGGTATGTGCACCTTGATGTACACTCAGTTTTGTTAGGAGAGCTGGCATTTGCGCCGTTTGACCGTCTAATAATTTTTGGAAATGATATTGGACCAAAATCCCTTTACGTAATGTTAGTAATTTTATTGCTGAATGTTCTATTCATATCCTTTTTCTACAAAGAACTAAAACTTGCCACTTTTGATGCCGGCCTGGCGGCAGCTCTTGGATTCTCGCCCGGCCTTATTCACTACGGGCTTATGAGTCTTGTTTCGGTTACCGCTGTTGGAGCGTTTGATGCAGTTGGATCTATTCTCGTCGTGGCACTTATGATTGCCCCACCGGCCGCCGCATATCTTTTAACTGACAATCTGAAGAAGATGATATTGCTTAGCGTTCTTCTGGGTATTATAAGCTCAGCTTTAGGGTTTTGGATGGCCATTTTACTTGACGCTAATATTGCAGGATCAATGGCAACTATGGCAGGAGTGCTTTTTGTAGTTGTATTTTTATTTGCCCCAGAGAGAGGAATTATTGCTATTGCCAAGCGCCGCTCTGAGCAAAGGTGGGAGTTTGCTGGTAAGATGCTGGCTATTCACTTGCTTAACCACGAGGGAACCCAAGATGAAGAAAATGAATCTCAGATAGAACACTTAGAACAGCACCTAAAATGGAAGCAGAGTTTTGCACGACGAGTAGTAAATTACTCTGTTAACAATGGTTTTCTTATTATAGACAATGGTAGGCTTGTTTTAACTAACACCGGAAGGGAATATGCTAAAGAATCAATAGTTGGAAATTGATATTAATCTTTGTCAGAAAGAGCTTGTTTTTTAGACATAATTATCTGCATTATCAGAGATAAGAAAACAAGACCCTTGTTGCCGTCATCGTCATCTTTTAAGGACTGTATATAGTCCATATTGTCTTTAACGGATTCATCATCTGGAGCTATTTGAAGAGCAGCTCTTAGCACTTCAAGCGCGTCATCATACCAACCCTTTTCAGCTAATGATAGTGCTAGTGAATTGTAAGCGGGGATAAAGCTTGGGGAAGCGTTAATAACCTCTCTAAATTTAGCAGCCGACTCATCAATCCAGCCAAAGTCAAAATAGCAGTTTCCTATAGAAAGATGTGCCCAGTTATCATTTGGGCAAATTTCCACATGCTTTCTAAATTCTTTAAGTGCTTCTCTGGTCCATCCCATGTCAAAGTAGCATAGACCAAGTTGGTAGAAAATT
Protein-coding sequences here:
- a CDS encoding metal ABC transporter permease, producing SFEQFEILLIASVVAAACAIPGVFLVLRRMAMMSDAISHAILLGIVLTFFMIPDMSSPILIIGATLSGVLTVSLVELLNKTKLVKEDASIGLVFPVLFSIGVILIARYAWYVHLDVHSVLLGELAFAPFDRLIIFGNDIGPKSLYVMLVILLLNVLFISFFYKELKLATFDAGLAAALGFSPGLIHYGLMSLVSVTAVGAFDAVGSILVVALMIAPPAAAYLLTDNLKKMILLSVLLGIISSALGFWMAILLDANIAGSMATMAGVLFVVVFLFAPERGIIAIAKRRSEQRWEFAGKMLAIHLLNHEGTQDEENESQIEHLEQHLKWKQSFARRVVNYSVNNGFLIIDNGRLVLTNTGREYAKESIVGN
- a CDS encoding tetratricopeptide repeat protein, with amino-acid sequence MGRLERLLNTADDYKEAGRFSEALKELKKATEIAPYDPDVYLSIALTYDAMEDFETSIHYFKKALNLNSEDPYIWTQLGITLSRMSRYSESIDSFEQALEVDPDNVFAKWHIALAYRTTGLYEDALMKFEECLNSESELDYIRDEIFYQLGLCYFDMGWTREALKEFRKHVEICPNDNWAHLSIGNCYFDFGWIDESAAKFREVINASPSFIPAYNSLALSLAEKGWYDDALEVLRAALQIAPDDESVKDNMDYIQSLKDDDDGNKGLVFLSLIMQIIMSKKQALSDKD